In the genome of Lycium ferocissimum isolate CSIRO_LF1 unplaced genomic scaffold, AGI_CSIRO_Lferr_CH_V1 ctg5227, whole genome shotgun sequence, the window CACATGTCTTTTAATTTTATCTCTTAGTAAAAGAATGAACTTTTATATCAAGTGGGTCCAAACAAGTCATGTCATTAACGGTAATATTAGGGTGCTAATTTCAATAGTTTCCAAATAGAGAAATATCTTATACTTTTTGGGAcatactaaaaagaaaaagtatgtCACATAAACGGGACAGAGGGAATATCAATCCTACGAGTCAGCAGAACTGATCGTAATCAGCATAACATAGTTAATGCACCCATAGCATCGCCATCCTGTATCTATCGAAGTTCAAGATATAAAAGAAGGGTGTGAATGCGAGATGACAAAATGACTGAGATGCATaggatgagagagagagagagagagagagagaaagaggggtaTCTACCTTTTCTACATATTTGCTGATGGTAGAgttgattattttcttgataACTTGCTTATAAACTTTTGAGTATCCAAGAATTTCCAAAAGAATCTCTCTTGGTATCTGTCAGACATGGAAAATAAGCATAAACATAGTATATCTTGCCTAAGAACCATAAGTGACTCACAAGACAAGCCAGATTCATTAGTTTCCACTCAGTATCTTTGTTCTTGGGAAAAATGTTATAACTCAACTGAAGAACAGAACTGTAGGATAAAACATTACAAATTTGGAGAGAAACTGTCAAACTCCTAACGGACATAGAGCAAGCAACATATTCTGCTTGGGTTGGTCAAACTGCAAAAGGCATACAATTTTATTCACTAGAAACCTTCCTGTTAAGAAACTGACACTTTTTATGCTGCAACCTTTGATCGATTCCGTGACCAAAAACTGAGATGCCCTATTCCTATTCTTTTTaatgacaagggaacccgcagccgctactcTTTGGGTGCACACAGGGTAAACCCgttcctgtgcaatagctcgcaaaccacacaggagagataacccgccctaggcaagccccgtgggacgagctcgacccagatgCCCTATTCCTATTCTgaacttctttttttggttttaataaGTAATTCCCACTAATTCGGACCTTAATCATCAACATACAGCACACAGAAATGATTATATCTCAATAACAAAAATCAAGTCCTTGCGTCATGTTTAATAGTATATTTTTCCCATCCATGTTATGTATATAGAACAATATGAAAGACAGATAAAGTACTAAAGAAACTTACATTGGGAGTTTTTCCTGACAGATTCCAAGTTGTTCAAAGGAGATGCAGATAACCAATGCAAAAAATCAGTAAGTAGTCAGCAGTTCTAGAAACACAGgcatgaaaaggaaataaatgacgccaataagaaaaaaaaaattaagtatcAAAATATCAGGGTAGAAAATCTACCACTGCTCCTATATGGCTTTTGAAATTGGCGTTACATACTACAAACTTAgaattaaatagaaaattattCAATGTTACCTCCTTTTACTCTTTGAAACCCTGGAATAGGTTGAGCATCTTCAACCATTCTGGAGAATACCCTGTCAAAGATTTCTTGAGTTTTGCCACCGGAGACATTAACACTTATCTGCAAAAGAACCATAAATCTATGTGTTGATGCCCAAATGTTAAAAAAACTTATGAACCTAGTAAGAATGTGTTGAGCTTAGCTAAAATTGATTTTGATGATAAACAAACATTAGCGTATGAACCAAGTCCCTTGAAGATATTTGTTGTACTAATAAATTATCTTGATGACTTGTCAAGCAGATAACGAAGAACCAGGTCCCTCTATGTATCGTTGATCAGGAGCTGCAAACATTCTGAATGCAAGTAGAATTCTTAAGCAATAATATTTTATGGAAGGATTGACTTAGTGGGCTTCAAACATTGTATCAGCTGGAAGATTCGTGTTCAACTAGGATTCAATTTATGGAACCACTTATGTAGAAGGAAAGGCGTCTGAAGTAGGATTCAATTAAGGAAACCAAGTCCTATTAGGctatgttgcttggactcttcactttcggtgccgcacccgtgtcgacacgacaagggtgtgggtgtgggatccATACCCAATCTGGTCAACCAATTTtgggtactttgaccaaaatcgagggAGAAATTCCGGACGGATTCAATGATTTatgtaatcaaaacaaaagctatggtgaaattgaagaaaatagaataacttGTGTATAGAAATTTCTAGGtcactccttttccttttatctcctcttgatcaatattttctcctcaagttttccacataatatctcataatttaggttttataactctatttttagaattttgaattattttttgccGAATCCCCCCACCCGTATCTGGATCCGTACCcacgaatcttaaaatttagatcatgacgaatccgacctctagatccCTTCCCGTATCAGACATCCACACCCGAGTCCGAGCAATATGGCTATTAGGATTGTTTTCCTTAACcgatttcttctaggttttggAGCATAAATTGAAGAAGTATTTAGCCCCAACTACACATATATAAAGCACCCTATTGTTGCTGGTGGAACTCATGTTATGCTCACGCAATTACTGAGATACACTCACTCAAGAAGATGCTTTCAAGGATTCGAGCAGCATATCTGAAGAACCTAATCAGAAGAGAATGCTGTCTTGTTCTTTAGTTGGTGAGTCTCGGTTCATTGTTCTAAAATTATAACCTATTTTGCTTTTGAGAAGTGTTTTCGTAGGTAAACAAATTCTGGGAAAATGAGGCATTACATAATTCAACCCCCTCTACTTGTGTATAGGCGCACTCTAAAATAACAGGATTAACTAAACCATCCCCTCATAGTTGCTTTACTGAGGAAAAGAAGTTCCTGAGGAATAGTGTTGCTTGCATAAGATAATTCCAGTCAGAGGCCACCTTCAAATGATAGAACGATAGAACAAACCTTTACAAGCTTTGATCTGCACAGACTACTTTCTCCATACACATCATGAATGAATAGACCAAGTAATAGAATTTATCTCATTCTTACCTTTAATTCATTTGAACCACTGGCACCCCTTGTGGTGACAGAAAAATCTTCAAATTCGGATGTAGAAACTTCAGTGTCTCCAACTCCTAATCAAGAAGGAACTAAAAAAAGTTAGCCATGCCACAGTCAAAAGCTTTGAAACCCATTATCAAGAGGAAGGGATCTGACTTGCATTTGCACCTAATAATACAGCACAGCGTCCAGTTCTTGTCCTGCACAAAGTAAAAGGGATTAAAATTGCGCATGGGTTGTAAGCAAAGCAAGGGAGAAATACAATGCACCCTTACAGAGAGggtatgttttcttataatgcTATTTTCCTGGATTAGTTGGTTCTTATCCAGTTGTCGGGGTTGTGGTAAAGTGTAAGTCAATCTTTAACACTAATTGGAGGTGTATAAACTAACTGCCACTTTACAGGACCAAGTCATAGTTTAGGAGGATAGTGTAACTAGAGTCTTAATTTATTGTTAAAAAAACTAGAGTTTAACGGAATAAAAGTTAGAATCACAGGTAAACTGCACTAAGATTTAATTTCGGAGAAAATCAAATTGTTTCTTGAACTGTTGCAGTTAACCTGGGAAATCCACTACATACTAGGAAACCATGAAAAACATTTATCTTACAAATCAGTGGAAGcacgcaaaaaaaaattaataacttaaCAGCCAATCAAGTACCAGTCAGAAAAGTGTCCTAGACCACAGCCCATCCTAAGAGAAGCACATTTTCTTCCCAACATGTTGTTTGGAATCAAGAAATCAACATGCCGAATTGGAGGCACAACCTGCACTTTAAAACACATATCTCAGTGATCACAGATTAGACTATTTGCAACGTAAAAAGATATTGACTAGGACGATAGCGACAAAAAAAACTCATTAGCACACCAAGCTAAGAAGGAAAACATTAATTTTAAGAAGtagaaagttgaaacacttaaacattcttttttcttccttatGACGGTGGTGTTTGGACCAGCTCGCATGCACCTCGACTATTCCAGCGGGTACATGCTATTCAGCGGACACattctttttacctttttcttgctTTGTTTTGATAACATTGTTGAAGTTTTTCACATTctgttttacctttttttttttttgtttgacaaCGGTATTGTTGGGGGTCGACTAAGCTAAAATAGTTAACAAGCTCAAATTTGATAAGGATACACTGATGTAGTATTTCAGCGGCCCCCAATGTTACTCAAGAACGACTAGCAAAAGATGTTACTCCATCTGTTCCATTTTATGTGgtaatattttcttattagtccGTTCCAAAAATAATGGCCCTTGCtatatttggaaataatttagttttaaactttttattttaccaTAAATGACATATTTTTATAGCACCAGAAATTTCATAGCATGTTTAAGACATAAGTTCTAAAGTTCTTTTTGAgaaaaggaccaaaatagtaCATTATCTTTGAGTTTGAACCTAAAATCATACATATTTTTTCACATGGAGCACTAATAGTACATTATGTTTGCATAAGTGGTGCACTTTTAGTCAAACTCCCAAatatcttttttaaaatataacggaaaagggcaaaaatgcccctgaacttttagaaaagatataaaaataccctttattcatctattttgctaaaaCTACCCCTCAATTCAACTTTTTGGCTGATTTATGTCCTTAGACTAACGGAcgacactaatttttttttttttcaaaatctgaaaaactggatttttataaaaatctgaaaaaattaaatttttttatggaaaaactgtgtttaaaaaaaaaaaaaaccagaaaactgtctttttttaaatctagaagaaaattatggagTATTAGTTTTGCacattttacttaaaaaaacaatcagtttttcagatttaaaaattgaattttcaaaaaaaaatggggtttccacccgttaaaaaaaagttttccaaatttaaaaaaattccacatgttttaatgaaaatccaattctgttttttttttttatatatataaaaggcttactacatttgttttttttaaaaaaaggggtttgaaaaattattttccttattctacAAATAAcatttttcagatttcttttaaaaaaataaatcaatttttcagtaataaaatgtcatgtgtaatttaaatattttttttaaaaaaaaaaaattagtgttgtcCGTTAGTCAAAGGgaataaatgagccaaaaaagTTGAATTGAGGGGTAGTTTTAGAAAAATAGATGAATAAAGGGTATTTTTTTATACCTTTTTCTAAAAGTTCAGGggcatttttgttctttttcattaaatttctaaaaaaatttgggaGTTTGATTAAAAGTCTTGACCACTTATACAAACATAATGTCACTTATTAGTCTTTCCATGTGAAAATATGTATGATTTTAGGTCCAACTTGaaagataatgtcttattttggtccttttcagttttttttttcttaaattacgCATTACAGTCAAATTAGGCCACATCAATTGACGAGAGTGAGCACTTAGTTACAGATATCTACCACATTGACCCCTCCAAAAACATCAAATTCAGAACAAAAATTATACAAATTAGTCTAGCAGAAATTACACCATATACCAATATCACAGATAAACTCTCACAAAAACTTAAGTTCCGGCATATATAGCATAATTGAATTTACaaagaaatgaacataaaaaagACAAGTGAAGAGGGTTTGGGTACCTTTGGGTTTAAAGAAAACAAGTGAGGTACAGTTCTAAACTCTAGCATTTTCATATCCGTCCTCTTCCGCTAGGCTGTTTCAGAGTTAAGAGAGACATAAAAGAATGGATAACGGAGGAAACAATTGTTTTCTTCGTCCCCAGAGTGCTTTTAAATTTCAattcaccccttctttcttgttGTATTAATTCTTAGATAAGGTCAAAAACACATTAATGATAATTTTTAGTTTCCATACTTATATGTCGAACGTTCAAAATTCTTAAACTATCATTATCTAGTTTGTAAAAATacatctcaaattatttttgaatagCATGTGATCTACACTCTCCATTTTCTATAAAAATGTTGTCAAGTGTTGTCCATGTGAATAAATAATGTCATAATGGTACAcacatgaaaatttaaaaaaaaaactatttattttaaaaaaaaactgaaaaataatattttttgtaaaaaaatgtcaaaaattgtagaaaatttaaaaaatagttttaaaaatggaaaagtaattttttaaaaaaaataagaaaactgattatttagttttcactttttaaaaataaaaaaaaaacaacttttccattttttaaattttttttttttctgattttttgatatttttttaaaaatccagattttattttttttcaaaaatgttgatttattaaaaaaattaatgcagttttttttgtaaaaaaatattattttttaatttccaagTAGGTGCCACCGTAACATTACTTATGCCATGTGGAcgatttttttgagaaaatttcaaCTTAACTTGCCTTTTGGAGAGTGAGTTCACACATTTAGTTCGCAGTGTATTTTACAAACTAGATAATGATAGTTTAAGTAGTTTTCTCAACCTTATGATAATTTAGGTAtgaaactccaaaaaaaaatgatagttaGGGTGCGTTTTTTACCCTTATGTCATTAATTTTTCACTAAAATCCCTTGTAATATGACAATTATAGATACTCCTCTTGTATGTTAAAATCAAAAACTTATATCCCCTTGTAACAAAAAAATTTGCATCTGAAAAATTATTGAGATAAAACAAATAACAACAagtaataatatttaatttcaaTAATTTGTGTAGGTTATAATTTTTAGATTAGCTTAAATCAAACTATGCAGAGCCCGTGGTTTAGCTCAATTTGAGTGCTCCATCTCATTTTAAGTGTCATACTTTcctgtcccaaaaagagtgaCTCTTTCTATAAGTTTCAAATCCTACATGGCAAGTTTATAAACACAAGATTGAAAGGACATTTTACTACATTAGACATATCTTTAAATTAGAATCACAgtattcaaaagtctttctttatttcttaaaatccGTGCCTAattaaactaagacacttaaattgggactgATGGAGTAGCTTTTAAGCACCAATCGTTTAAACGTATTTTTAAGTGTTGGagctaattttaaaaataagcaaTTATGTGTTTATAGAAGTCTTTGAAGCTAAAAATAAATTGTTGATGTGTTGATAAGCACTTTTTGTGTTAAATTAactaaaatatccttaaatCTGTTAACACTATAATGGGGTTGATTGGATAAAACTTAAATTCATTTTTGTTTAAGATACTTGGGAAATTAGCTTTTTGAATTAACCATTACAATCatttcatgtttcaaaaccaaatttttgtaaagaaatttcttgaaacatATTTTTAGCAAATACCTTTAGCCAGACTACCTAAAGGTTAATATTATAtaatcaacaaaagaaaatagtcttacaaaacaaagaagacaacaaaaataaagcagaaaactaatataaaatatCAAAGGAGCAACACCATAGTAAAAAAGTTGATTAGTAACTTCTGTATTCTCTGGTTGTGTCTATATATCAGCACCTCTAAGCTCTCACCAGGCGCCATGATTCCAACCAAAATGAGCATCTCTCAAGGCTACCAAAACTTCTAATCAACACCACAGTAGTACATTCTGCAAGATCTTCCTCGGCTGAACTGGTGAAGCTAAAGCAACCTCCCCATCTTTCTATGATAAAggtgttcttgatgatcctTGTCCTTGAGTTCCTATCTGTAGCATATGACTGCTTCCCACTATATATTATCCAGAAAGTGATGGACCTCCAATAAAATGAGCCTAAGCTAACACCACACATTGAAGACTTctcataattcagacaatatgTAATAGAGACCATGTTTTGAAGAGCTTTATGGTCTCAATCAGGAACCCTTCTCTTGACAGATCTATTTCTGAGATTAGGAGTATGGGACTTGTCCTAATTTAGTATTCTCCTCCCTACATATGATAGTTCAGAGATAGAGTTGGAATTGGCTTTACCTACAAAATCCATAACATAGTTAGTTAATAAATCTGCCAGAGTTTTGCCTTCTCtgtatatgtcacaccctaacttgatagggtatgatgggcacccgacccttacttagggccgagcgaacccgctgatcctcgtgacaCACATAATCTCACAGGGCccttaaaccatgaaatgaatacataaagaaagtttttttcaaagaacaacatccTATTCGTCTCTCAAAACgagtaaaatctgtaaacatatgaaagcgtaatataatgcataatggtACATCGCTTActgagccgcttacaaaacttcGACTTGTTACATACATGACTGCTGCagaagtctctaacatgactcaaGATACTATATCataaacactctgactcggccgcactccggaaggaaatggagctcgccaatccagctggaacatcttctactaatgtcttctactcatctgtattcacctgtgtggcatgaaacgcagcccccgaagaaagggggttagtacgaaaaatgtactgagcatgtaaagtgttatatcccgcacttttgCGCATTTGGAAAATTGGGAATAATCTCGACTTGTGGGAAATAAGGCTATGTTTCATCTTACTTGATGTATGCTGttattcatgaaaattattgatgcggaaatacgaatgaaggctaagggcaaaattggaattttggaaaattatttCGGGGATTACAATAATTAGTTAaataattgggccaaaaaaaaaaggaagaggcccgagtgtgtgtgtgtgtggccggccatgctccATGGCCCTGACCCGTGGGACTTTTAATTCAAGCaattaaaaggatgaccacacttttattttcatgacaattcaagaactttcaagaagaACAAAATTTGGAGAGCAACCTCCatgccattcggccaaggatagagaaaaaaaaaattggagttcttccgtcttgatccaaaaattatttctcctagtgtttctactaattcaagagcCCTTTTCAATATAGCataattgttagagcaagaaaaacaacaaTTCTTGCAAGGGGACAACTTGAGTCAAGAAAGAAGGTgattggaaaaaggtaagaatcaatcttcctttttatgttatgcatagtt includes:
- the LOC132044786 gene encoding uncharacterized protein LOC132044786 isoform X3; the protein is MKMLEFRTVPHLFSLNPKVVPPIRHVDFLIPNNMLGRKCASLRMGCGLGHFSDWTRTGRCAVLLGANARVGDTEVSTSEFEDFSVTTRGASGSNELKISVNVSGGKTQEIFDRVFSRMVEDAQPIPGFQRVKGGKTPNIPREILLEILGYSKVYKQVIKKIINSTISKYVEKDSLTVSKDLQIEQSFEDLEAIFEPGDPFTFSAIVQRQHPQ
- the LOC132044786 gene encoding uncharacterized protein LOC132044786 isoform X2 — its product is MKMLEFRTVPHLFSLNPKVVPPIRHVDFLIPNNMLGRKCASLRMGCGLGHFSDWTRTGRCAVLLGVGDTEVSTSEFEDFSVTTRGASGSNELKISVNVSGGKTQEIFDRVFSRMVEDAQPIPGFQRVKGGKTPNIPREILLEILGYSKVYKQVIKKIINSTISKYVEKCTALNGSFIVSATYFLLKGNLYNLLTFFLFRYSFYFVDSVDSTAALRVVWLLVRKGVIHTLKLA
- the LOC132044786 gene encoding uncharacterized protein LOC132044786 isoform X1 — encoded protein: MKMLEFRTVPHLFSLNPKVVPPIRHVDFLIPNNMLGRKCASLRMGCGLGHFSDWTRTGRCAVLLGANARVGDTEVSTSEFEDFSVTTRGASGSNELKISVNVSGGKTQEIFDRVFSRMVEDAQPIPGFQRVKGGKTPNIPREILLEILGYSKVYKQVIKKIINSTISKYVEKCTALNGSFIVSATYFLLKGNLYNLLTFFLFRYSFYFVDSVDSTAALRVVWLLVRKGVIHTLKLA